In Deefgea piscis, the genomic window ACGATGAGCCCGAGCGCGGCAAAAGTATGCCAAACGTGTGGGTAATTCGGGTTCACAAACTGCGGAAAAAACGCCATAAAAAATAAAATGGCTTTTACATTCACGAGTGAAATACCCAGCGCAGAGCGAAAGGCTTTTTTTGCCGAGTGTTCAGGGTGGCTAGCCTCAGGGGTATCTTTCTGAGACTTAGCAAATAAAGCGCGTATACCGATATACGTCAGATAGGCAGCGCCTAAATAACGCACGATATCAAAGGCAATGGGGTTGGCTTTCATTAAAGAAGCCACCCCTAAACTCGCCGCCAGCATCAAAATTAAATCGCCCACCACAATGCCCGCAGCAGCCGCAAAGCCAGCTTTGCGACCACGGGTACTGGCCATGGTGAGCGCAAATAATGAATTAGGGCCTGGTACTAAAATAATCAGTACCGTTCCCAATACATACGCCCAAAGATCGGTGATGCCTAACATTTAGTCGTTCACGCGGCCAAGTAGTAAAAATTCAATCACGGCTTTTTGGGTATGCATGCGATTTTCTGCTTCTTGCCAAACCACCGATTGCGGGCCGTCAATCACTTCGGGGTCGACTTCCTCGCCGCGATGCGCAGGTAAACAATGCATAAATAGCGCATTGGGCTTGGCTTGCTGCATTAAGCTTTCGGAAACTTTGTAATTAATAAAATCTTTTTTACGCTGCAGGGTTTCGCGCTCATAGCCCATCGATGTACACACGTCGGTGGTCACAATATCAGCACCAATGGCAGCTAAATAAGGGTCATTAAAGGTTTCGAAGTTGTCAGTACTGTAGCTTTCACCATCAAGGACGGTCATTTCATAGCCGCGTGGACAGGCCAAATTGAGTTTGAAGTTAAAGATTTTTGCCGCTTGTAGCCAAGTGCGGCTGATATTATTACTGTCACCAATCCAGCAAACGGTTTTCCCTTCAATCGAGCCATGATGTTCGATATAAGTGAAAATATCCGCCATGATTTGGCAAGGATGGTATTCATTGGTTAAGCCGTTGATAACTGGTACTAATGAGTTTTCGGCAAAGCGATCAATAATGCTTTGCTCAAAAGTTCGGACCATGACGATATCGACCATTCGGCTCATGACTTTAGCGACATCTTCGATCGGTTCGCCGCGCCCGAGTTGCGTGTCTTTAGATTGCAAGAACATCGCATGGCCGCCCAGTTGATACATACCTGCTTCAAAAGAAACGCGTGTTCGAGTGGATGATTTCTCAAAAATCATTCCCAAGACTTTGCCAGGTAGTGGCTGGTAAAGCGCACCTGATTTGAGACGAGCTTTTAATTTGGCCGTGCGTTCAAAGAGGTATTGATATTCTTCTAGAGTAAAGTCGCTGAACTTGAGGTAGTGGCGCATCAGATTTTGTCCTGGTCGATTAGCACTTAGCATGTGACCAAATGGCTGAAAAAACGAACATTATTCAATGTTTTTCCCCATAAAGGCAAGTCATTTGCGGGATCTGTTGGCTGTGTACTTATTCAGCATGGCGCTACATTTTCATGAGCTGGAGTCTAAGTGGAGTGTTATACTGATGTCAGTTCTCGAATTAAATAAAGCATTCGCCCACATGATCTGCAATCCCTACGAAATCATTATTCAAGGCATTACCAGTAACGGGCGCGAATTTCGCCCTAGCGATTGGGCTGAGCGCCTCTCAGGTATCCTGTCTACTTTTGGTGTCGACCAAAAGTTGTCTTACGCGCCATTTGTTCGGCCGATGGTGCATAACAACGTGCGTTGTGTTGCCGTTGATAAACAATTAGAAAAAATCGATCCGCGCGTTTTTGAATTTATTATGACTTTCGCCCGCGACAATGATTTGCGAGTGGTCGATTGTCGTTCCCTGATCCAAGAGAGTGATCTCTGACGCGAATGCGTGCGATCGCTACATGTTTACAATCAATTGACGTAAATCCTGTTGTTGCGACGCAGCATTTGTTCTATGCTGCATAAGTAACCCGTATGGGTATCTGACAGCGTGTAGGGGTATGTTATGAGATTGAAAGATAAAGTAGCGATCATTACGGGCTCTGCGAGCGGTATCGGCGAAGCCACGGCGATTAAATTCGCCGCCGAAGGTGCAAAAGTCGTGGTATGTGATGTTAATCCAGCGGGCGTTGCTGCGGTCGTTGCCGCATTAACAGCCGGTGGTGCTGATGCGGTGGGTTATGTGGTTGATGTCACGAAGACTGACACCATTGCTGCGATGGTGGCCGCCGTGAAGGACAAATATCAGCGAATTGACGTCTTAGTGAACAATGCGGGCATCGTCATGGATGCGCAGTTATTTAAAATGACTGAAGACCAGTTTGATCGCGTGATTGATATTAATTTAAAAGGTGTTTACAACTGCACTAAAGCGGTTGTTGATACCATGATTGAGCAAAAATCAGGCGTGATTCTAAACGCATCCTCAGTGGTGGGGATTTACGGTAATTTTGGCCAAACCAATTATGCCGCATCTAAATTTGGCGTCATTGGTTTTGTAAAAACATGGGCGAAAGAACTCGGTAAAAAAGGCATTCGTGCCAATGCGATTTGTCCGGGTTTTGTTGCTACGCCAATTTTGAATGACATGCCAGAAAAAGTCATTCAAGCGATGGAAGAAAAAGTGCCAATGCGCCGTCTTGCACAGCCTGCTGAAATTGCCAATGTATACGCATTTTTAGCATCGGATGAAGCTAGCTATATCAATGGCGCGGTAATTGAAGTTACCGGTGGTTTGACCTTGTAAATATTGCTTTTTCCAATAAAAATCCCGCTATCAATGGCGGGTTTTTTATTGGGTATATATCTGTAAGCTATTGTTGATGTTCGCTTTGGTTCAATACCTTCAATCAGCACTTCATATTAATTGAGTGCATTGCCTTCCCAAACGATTTTCCAGCCTGCGTTATCTTGCTGCCAATACAAGCGCTTTTTCATCTGATTATTCAAATTGTTACTGCGGTAGTTTTGATTAAAGGTTGCCACCATTTGGCTGGCTTGAGGACCTGCCGCAAAAATGGATAGATCATTTAGCTGAACTTTACTCCAAGTTTTTCCAGCGTTGACGCTCGCTTTTTGCTCGCGCCAAGTGCTGATATTTTGTCCCTCACCACTGCGAAAATCAGCCGAATAAAAGTTCAAGTATTGCTGGGTATCGAGCGCTTCCCAGCTACTTTTCCATTGCTCAAGTAGGGCTAGTCCGGCGTTGTGTTGTTGTTGCCATTGCTCGGCATTGACCCATTTGATGGCCGGCACTGAGATCACCGGCGTGTTGCCCGGTTGTAGGTATTGGGCGACATCCAGCATTTCTTCATTGGTGAGTACAACACAGCCATTGGATGCTTGTGGCGCTCGAGCATACGTGGCCGCAGGGCTGCCATGCAGCCAGATGCCGTGTCCGGTGCGGCTTTGACTACGATCGAGTTCATTCGGATAAGAAATCGGCCAAGCCCCAACACCATATAAATCAGCCAGTGAACCATAGGTTTTATCCAGCTGTTCGCGAGGAAGGTGGCTGGTGACGAAGTAAACGCCAAGCGGTGAGCGTTGGTCGCCCTCCACTTTTTTATCAACGCCCAATAAACCCACGGTGACGTAATGATCTTTTATACGTTTGGGGCGTCCGTTGTCATTGGCAAAGACATACAGTCGCGATGTTGCGGCATCGATCAAAATGGCGAATTTTTGCTGCGGTGCAAAAGCCACAATATTGGCCGGCAAGCGATCGGCATTAATCTTGTCGTTGCGGTGCGCAATTCGCACTAAGGCTTCTTTGCGTAAATCATCGAGTACATTGCTGGGTGCGCTGGCGACGCCGCCGCCGATCGTCGATAGCGGCATTACACGCATAGCGTAAAGGTCCGCACGTAATAATTGGGCGAGACGATAATTGGGTTGCTCGGCAATCAGCGCGTCGACCGTGGCGCGAGCGTCGGCCATATTGCCACTACGAATCGCATCTAGTGCGGCGATGATTCGTTCTTCATGACTGCCGGTATGCGCCACGCCTTTCGCTTCGCTGCTCAGCTCGAACGAAGCGTCGCTAAATTCAAAAAAGCGCGGCGTGGCGGCAGGCGCCAAGCAAAGTAACGCAGCCAAGCAAAGTAGACGCTTGGTCCAAGGGGATAAACGTAGCATACTGATTTTTAGCCGCCGATCCGTTCTTCAAGTATCAACCAGCGATTGCCACTTTTTTGCATGATGAGTGTTTTGGTGGTGTTGCTGGATAAGCGATCTGATTTGTACGATTGACGTAGTGTGACCTTGGCATTGTTATCGTCAATCATACTGACTTTAAATTTACTGACTTTGACGTCAATGGATTTAGGGCCGGCAATTTTGCTTTGACGGTCTTTTTCCCACGCGGCACGTCCGCCAGGGGCTTTGAATGATTTGGCGTAGCTATTAACGTAAGCGCCGACATTTTGCTTGCTCCACGCATTGGCCCAATCTTCTACGCTGGCAATGACTTGCTGTTGCTGTTCTTTGTCTGCGTTAGGCGTGCTTGTTGCCTTGGGTGTTGTCGTTGGTGTGCTCTTTGGCGTTGCAGTTGGGGTGCTCTTTGGCGCTACTGTTGGGCTGATGCTGGCCAGTACCGTGGCTGTTGCTTTTGGCGCCGTAGTTTTACTCGGCACAATCGCAGGTAGCGTTGGTTGTGGCGTAATAATGCCAATATTGGCCGACGCACTCACTTGAGTTTTGTTGGCTGCAGGGAGTACTTTTGCGGCTAATGGTATGGTTGTCGTTTGCGCCGCAGCGATTCGTGTTGCCGGGGCTTGATTTGGATTGAATAGGGTGCCAACTAATTTGAGTTTGGTTTGTAGCTGCGAATTGCTGTTCTCGATTTGCAATGCTTTGTCATATGCCTGCGAGGCGAGGCGGGCATACAAATCACCCATGTTTTCATGAGCGATGGCATAACTTGGATTAGTTTGAATCGCCATTTGCAATGCGGTACGGGCTTTGTCAAATTGCTTGGTATTGGCATAAAGCACTGCGAGATTATTGTAAGGCTCAGGGAGATGCGGATAGTCTTCAGAGAGTTTATTAAACGCCTTGATGGCATCTTCGTTGCGACCCATTTCGGTTAATGCAATGGCGCGTAAAAATCGAACTTGCGCGTCTTTCGGAGTTTTGGCGAGAAACTTATCCGCACGTTCTACCGCTTGCGCAAATTGTCGTGCACGTAAGAGTTGCTGCAGATCTTCTGCTTCACCGGCATAGGCCATGCAGGTCATTACAGAAAAAACAGCGGCGAAAGTAATACGAGCTACAGACATTTTGATTCCAAGCGGTGAGGACCAACGATAAATTTGGCGCAATTCTACCAAATATTTAGTGATTTGGCCTTGCTGAACTGAGCTACAACGACGTTACAGGTTTTATTTCACAATACTGCGAAATTTGAGCGGCCTTTGTCATTGTGTATGGACGTTTTAAAGCTGCGAGCTGTCGCTTGCTCGGGTGTTTTCCTTCTCTGTGATGCAGCAAGATACTGATGTCGCGATTTATTGTGTGATTGTCATCATCACGTTTTTCACTATGGGTATTGCTCTAAAATCGATATTTAATATTGGCTAGGTGGCAATACCTCATTCACTACGCTTGGCTTTACGCCAGTCCCATGGCGGCATTGCTTGTGGGTCTTGCCATAAACCGAGTCGTGCGGATTTTGCTGCGTGCTGAGCATTGGCGTAGTCAGCAAAGTCGGCTGCTGGCTGAGCTTTTTTGGCGTAGGTCGTGTAGTGCCAAGCAAAGCCTGAGTTCACTTGTGCCAAATTAATATCTTGTTGATTTTTACTAATTCTGGCAACACCTCGTCCATAGCGATCAACATCATCAATGTGTGCACTGACATTTTGCTTAAATACCAAGTCAGATAAGTGTGTTTTAGCGGCTTGGCCAAAAGGCATCGCCTTTTCGGGCGCATCGATATAGGCCAAGCGTAATTTATATTGCTGCTTATTGGCATCCAGTAGTGTGATGGTATCGCCATCGGCAACGGCAACTACTTGGCCTTCGATGCTGCTGCCTTTTGCGAGCTGCCCAGGCGAGACGCTGCGTTCACTCCACCAAGTGAAGGCGGCAATGCTCAGAATGATGATGGCTGAAATGCGTGCGGGCCATGAGCGAGCAGTCAATAAATTGATTAAGGCGCGTTGATTTTTTTGTTTCATTTGGCGGTTTTTTTCGTAACTCCTGTTTTCAGCGCCTGCCATAAAATAGCCGGCCAATCGCCTCGACTGAGGGTGGGTCTGGCATTAAAAACATCGTACTGTGCTGCGTGTATTTTACTTAAAACGCGATCTGCGGCGAGGACGATAGTGCGAATTTCTAAACCGACTCGACCTGGCAATTGTACGCCCAAGGGTGATCCGGCGCGCAGCATACGGCGAGTCCTATCGCATTGAAAGTGCATTAATTGTTTGAAAGCCGGTGTTGCAATGCCATTGGCTAAATCTTGTTCAGTCACGACAAAGCGAAGTAAGTCATCTTGTGGTAAATAAACGCGATCTTTTTGCCAATCAATGGCTACATCTTGCCAAAAATTGACCAGTTGCAGTGCCGAACAAATGCCATCGGATAAGGCCAATTGGCGTGCATCAGTTTGATCAAAAATATGCAGCAAGATGCGCCCCACTGGATTGGCAGAGCGGCGGCAGTAATCGATGACTTCTCCAAAATTTTGGTAGCGATTTTTAACCACATCTTGGCGAAAAGCAGAAAATAAATCTTCAAACAGTTGTAGTGGAATTTGGTAGCGTTGCGCGACTGGCGCGAGCGCTTGAAATCGCGCCGTCAGCGGCATCTCGCCACGTTCAATTCTCTGTAATTCTGCACTGCATTCGTCAAGCGCAGCAAGGCGCTCACTGGCACTGGCATGGCCTTCGTCGGCGAGATCATCAGCATAACGAGCAACGTGATAAACCACCGCAACCGCAGGGCGGTATTGCTTTGGCAGCAAAAAAGAACCCACAGGGAAATTCTCATAATGCTCAACTGTGTGCTGCGATGTGATGCCTTTCATACGTTTTCCTTGTTGCTGCCTGACAAAATATGGAATTATTGAGATGGCCTGCTATAGTTGCCACACGTATCCAATGATACGCAATGATGCTATTTTTCAAACTTGATTGGGATTAGATTATGCTGAAAAAACTTTTTCTTGCGGTATTTGCCAGTTTTGCCTTGATGAGTATGGCTTTTGCGGCGGTTGACTTAAATACGGCAAACCAAGCGCAATTGGAGGCATTAACGGGTATTGGTCCGAGTAAAGCCAAAGACATTATTGATTTCCGTACTAAAAATGGTCCCTTCAAAACTACGGAAGACATCATGAAAGTACCGGGTATTAAAGAAGGTACTTATACTAAAATCAAAGGTGAGATTTCAGTAGGTGGCAAAATGGCAGCGCCTGCGGCCCCCGCTAAAATGGATAAATCCATGAAAGCCAGTACGCCAATGAAAGCCAGTGCGCCAGTTAAAAAATAAC contains:
- the hpnC gene encoding squalene synthase HpnC, with the protein product MKGITSQHTVEHYENFPVGSFLLPKQYRPAVAVVYHVARYADDLADEGHASASERLAALDECSAELQRIERGEMPLTARFQALAPVAQRYQIPLQLFEDLFSAFRQDVVKNRYQNFGEVIDYCRRSANPVGRILLHIFDQTDARQLALSDGICSALQLVNFWQDVAIDWQKDRVYLPQDDLLRFVVTEQDLANGIATPAFKQLMHFQCDRTRRMLRAGSPLGVQLPGRVGLEIRTIVLAADRVLSKIHAAQYDVFNARPTLSRGDWPAILWQALKTGVTKKTAK
- a CDS encoding tetratricopeptide repeat protein; translation: MSVARITFAAVFSVMTCMAYAGEAEDLQQLLRARQFAQAVERADKFLAKTPKDAQVRFLRAIALTEMGRNEDAIKAFNKLSEDYPHLPEPYNNLAVLYANTKQFDKARTALQMAIQTNPSYAIAHENMGDLYARLASQAYDKALQIENSNSQLQTKLKLVGTLFNPNQAPATRIAAAQTTTIPLAAKVLPAANKTQVSASANIGIITPQPTLPAIVPSKTTAPKATATVLASISPTVAPKSTPTATPKSTPTTTPKATSTPNADKEQQQQVIASVEDWANAWSKQNVGAYVNSYAKSFKAPGGRAAWEKDRQSKIAGPKSIDVKVSKFKVSMIDDNNAKVTLRQSYKSDRLSSNTTKTLIMQKSGNRWLILEERIGG
- a CDS encoding L,D-transpeptidase family protein, giving the protein MLRLSPWTKRLLCLAALLCLAPAATPRFFEFSDASFELSSEAKGVAHTGSHEERIIAALDAIRSGNMADARATVDALIAEQPNYRLAQLLRADLYAMRVMPLSTIGGGVASAPSNVLDDLRKEALVRIAHRNDKINADRLPANIVAFAPQQKFAILIDAATSRLYVFANDNGRPKRIKDHYVTVGLLGVDKKVEGDQRSPLGVYFVTSHLPREQLDKTYGSLADLYGVGAWPISYPNELDRSQSRTGHGIWLHGSPAATYARAPQASNGCVVLTNEEMLDVAQYLQPGNTPVISVPAIKWVNAEQWQQQHNAGLALLEQWKSSWEALDTQQYLNFYSADFRSGEGQNISTWREQKASVNAGKTWSKVQLNDLSIFAAGPQASQMVATFNQNYRSNNLNNQMKKRLYWQQDNAGWKIVWEGNALN
- a CDS encoding ComEA family DNA-binding protein produces the protein MLKKLFLAVFASFALMSMAFAAVDLNTANQAQLEALTGIGPSKAKDIIDFRTKNGPFKTTEDIMKVPGIKEGTYTKIKGEISVGGKMAAPAAPAKMDKSMKASTPMKASAPVKK
- the argF gene encoding ornithine carbamoyltransferase, with the translated sequence MRHYLKFSDFTLEEYQYLFERTAKLKARLKSGALYQPLPGKVLGMIFEKSSTRTRVSFEAGMYQLGGHAMFLQSKDTQLGRGEPIEDVAKVMSRMVDIVMVRTFEQSIIDRFAENSLVPVINGLTNEYHPCQIMADIFTYIEHHGSIEGKTVCWIGDSNNISRTWLQAAKIFNFKLNLACPRGYEMTVLDGESYSTDNFETFNDPYLAAIGADIVTTDVCTSMGYERETLQRKKDFINYKVSESLMQQAKPNALFMHCLPAHRGEEVDPEVIDGPQSVVWQEAENRMHTQKAVIEFLLLGRVND
- the leuE gene encoding leucine efflux protein LeuE; this encodes MLGITDLWAYVLGTVLIILVPGPNSLFALTMASTRGRKAGFAAAAGIVVGDLILMLAASLGVASLMKANPIAFDIVRYLGAAYLTYIGIRALFAKSQKDTPEASHPEHSAKKAFRSALGISLVNVKAILFFMAFFPQFVNPNYPHVWHTFAALGLIVQLVSISYLTTLILVGSSLARRLSAKIWLKTLLNKLVGTLFVSFGLRLALN
- a CDS encoding beta-ketoacyl-ACP reductase, with product MRLKDKVAIITGSASGIGEATAIKFAAEGAKVVVCDVNPAGVAAVVAALTAGGADAVGYVVDVTKTDTIAAMVAAVKDKYQRIDVLVNNAGIVMDAQLFKMTEDQFDRVIDINLKGVYNCTKAVVDTMIEQKSGVILNASSVVGIYGNFGQTNYAASKFGVIGFVKTWAKELGKKGIRANAICPGFVATPILNDMPEKVIQAMEEKVPMRRLAQPAEIANVYAFLASDEASYINGAVIEVTGGLTL
- a CDS encoding thermonuclease family protein; its protein translation is MKQKNQRALINLLTARSWPARISAIIILSIAAFTWWSERSVSPGQLAKGSSIEGQVVAVADGDTITLLDANKQQYKLRLAYIDAPEKAMPFGQAAKTHLSDLVFKQNVSAHIDDVDRYGRGVARISKNQQDINLAQVNSGFAWHYTTYAKKAQPAADFADYANAQHAAKSARLGLWQDPQAMPPWDWRKAKRSE